The following proteins come from a genomic window of Sebastes fasciatus isolate fSebFas1 chromosome 6, fSebFas1.pri, whole genome shotgun sequence:
- the LOC141770134 gene encoding ubiquilin-1-like, with protein sequence MTEILKGLGFIFTPSCAVGSELALIHTTFCRVIIRTARLLRLLLLLLIRTAHLHLHPQRGGPDRTGPEMSGTVGDEQRAPGDRQKSETIHVTVKSPTESNDFTVRGGCTVTQLKCGLAKRLGVPAEQLVLVHSGRVLRETEVLSHLKAARDESVSLRVIQRPQHPSAAPTYDPASETVQSEPTAVLDPVPDSFTPSPTSPFCLVEGLDSLGLANSGACFFPALQCQMESQLLADPEMMRRVLGSPFVQSTLSASGPQLTRQLILSNPQIQQLLQTNPEVGDMLNNADVITQVMELARNPDMIEEVMRNEDRALNNLLPEQETSESIDGDSPVVTTSSGTQQPTERESNETPPVSSHSTDPLRELTASPGADPNPQSAVTAGLQSLLEEIMSSPGLMESLLSGPYVNSLLNCLGQNPDFAAQMLLSHPLFSGNPQLQQEMRQQIPLFLEQIQSPELLSAMLNPRAMEALLHIQQGLQTLAEEAPALIPTAGVNGASELASDSVLNNQSGSGPHVAMVTEQQQQQFVQQMLQALANTNDGIHVEEAEFQDELEHLSSMGFRDREANLQVLISTGGDLTTAIQHLLSH encoded by the exons ATGACTGAA ATATTAAAAGGTTTAGGATTTATATTCACACCATCCTGCGCAGTCGGATCAGAGCTGGCTCTCATCCACACAACTTTCTGCCGAGTCATCATCCGGACGGCGcgcctcctccgcctcctcctcctcctcctcatcaggaccgctcatcttcatcttcatcctcagcGCGGAGGACCGGACAGGACAGGACCGGAGATGTCAGGAACGGTTGGAGATGAACAGAGAGCACCGGGTGACCGTCAGAAGTCTGAAACGATCCACGTCACCGTCAAAAGTCCCACGGAGAGCAACGACTTCACCGTCAGAGGAGGCTGCACCGTCACACAG ctGAAATGTGGTCTAGCAAAGCGTCTGGGAGTCCCTGCAGAGCAGCTGGTCCTGGTCCACTCTGGACGGGTCCTCAGAGAGACAGAAGTCCTGAGTCACCTTAAAGCAGCACGGGATGAGTCAGTCAGCCTCCGTGTGATCCAAAG GCCTCAGCATCCGTCTGCTGCTCCCACCTATGATCCAGCTTCAGAAACGGTCCAGTCGGAGCCTACAGCCGTTCTCGATCCTGTCCCTGATAGCTTCACGCCGTCTCCCACCTCTCCCTTTTGTCTGG TAGAAGGTCTGGACAGCCTTGGCCTGGCAAACAGCGGGGCTTGCTTCTTCCCTGCACTCCAGTGCCAGATGGAGAGCCAGCTGCTGGCTGACCCGGAGATGATGCGCCGTGTCCTGGGCAGCCCCTTCGTGCAGAGCACCCTCTCCGCCTCCGGCCCTCAACTAACTAGACAGCTCATTCTGTCCAATCCCCAAATTCAGCAGCTCCTGCAGACGAACCCAGAGGTGGGAGATATGCTTAACAACGCAGATGTTATCACGCAG GTGATGGAGCTCGCCAGGAACCCTGACATGATAGAGGAAGTGATGCGTAATGAAGACAGAGCATTAAACAATTTGCTCCCAGAGCAGGAAACCTCTGAAAGCATCGATGGGGATTCTCCAGTAGTGACTACATCATCTGGGACTCAACAGCCAACTGAAAGAGAAAGCAACGAGACTCCACCCGTCTCCAGTCACTCCACAGATCCTCTCAGAGAGCTGACCGCCTCGCCAGGAGCTGATCCAAACCCTCAGAGCGCTGTTACTGCAG GTTTGCAGTCACTGCTGGAGGAGATCATGTCCAGTCCAGGCCTGATGGAGAGCCTGCTGTCTGGGCCCTATGTCAACAGTCTCCTCAACTGCCTCGGCCAGAACCCTGACTTTGCTGCACAG ATGCTGCTGAGCCACCCTTTGTTCTCAGGAAATcctcagctgcagcaggagatgaGACAGCAGATCCCTCTCTTCCTGGAACAG ATACAGAGTCCAGAGCTGCTGTCAGCCATGTTGAACCCCAGAGCTATGGAGGCTCTGCTACACATCCAGCAGGGCCTACAGACTCTGGCTGAGGAGGCTCCTGCACTGATACCTAC AGCTGGTGTTAATGGTGCCTCTGAGCTGGCATCTGACTCTGTCCTTAACAACCAATCAGGAAGTGGTCCTCACGTTGCCATGgtgacagagcagcagcagcagcagtttgtgcAACAGATGCTACAGGCGCTGGCTAACACCAATGATGGG ATCCATGTGGAGGAGGCTGAGTTCCAGGACGAGCTTGAGCATCTGAGCTCAATGGgcttcagagacagagaggcgaACCTTCAGGTCCTCATCAGCACTGGAGGAGATCTCACCACTGCCATACAacatctgctcagtcactga
- the LOC141769074 gene encoding putative gluconokinase encodes MIYIIMGVSGCGKSALGAFLSEKLGWPLHEGDHFHPQGNIEKMARGEPLTDQDRLPWLLKLHEVIERERCSRSDALLACSALKRLYRQILLYGSKALDSSSSPDQDILPPASPDVFFLFLHGDYDLIQQRMVARRGHYMKADLLRSQFDVLEPPSDEENVLPLDIRRSITDMATEVQKHIVSLKSSPMP; translated from the exons ATGATCTACATCATAATGGGAGTCTCAGGCTGTGGAAA GAGCGCCTTAGGGGCCTTCCTATCAGAAAAG CTGGGCTGGCCCCTTCACGAAGGGGATCACTTCCACCCACAGGGGAACATCGAGAAGATGGCTCGTGGTGAGCCACTCACAGACcag GACAGATTGCCTTGGCTTCTCAAACTACATGAAGTCATTGAGAG AGAAAGGTGTTCACGCTCTGATGCTCTCCTGGCGTGCTCCGCCCTGAAGCGCCTGTACAGACAGATCCTGCTCTACGGATCCAAAGCCCTCGATTCCTCCTCCAGTCCAGACCAAGATATCCTGCCCCCGGCCTCTCCTGAtgtcttttttctcttcctACATGGTGACTACGATCTCATTCAGCAGAGGATGGTGGCCCGGAGGGGACATTACATGAAAGCAGACCTGCTGCGTTCCCAGTTTGATGTTTTAGAGCCTCCGTCGGATGAGGAGAACGTGTTGCCTCTGGACATCAGGAGGAGCATCACTGACATGGCCACGGAGGTCCAGAAGCACATCGTTAGCCTCAAGTCGTCACCAATGCCGTAA